In Mangrovivirga cuniculi, the following proteins share a genomic window:
- a CDS encoding helix-turn-helix domain-containing protein, with product MAEKTLRSVSEFNDSLKLKGFKVFQIEKDSNSTKIYSRKDFYKICLTTGNSMIHYADKSYEQEGTILFFGNPHIPYSWETISTTYAGYTCLFSEDFLQVSERSESIFNSPLLKLDGTPILKITEVQREFLNGIFKKMLEEQDSDYEFKDDVIRNYIHLIIHEAMKMEPSEQYEEKKDASSRLTAVFLELLERQFPIETPDTPLNLKSAQDYANELAVHANYLNRAVKKTTGKTTSQHIAERISSEAKALLQHTDWNISEIAYSLGFEYPTYFNNFFKKITGSTPKELRTTNV from the coding sequence ATGGCAGAGAAAACCTTGCGATCGGTATCGGAATTCAATGATAGCCTTAAACTAAAAGGCTTTAAAGTTTTTCAAATTGAAAAAGATTCTAATTCTACTAAAATATATAGCAGGAAGGATTTCTACAAAATCTGTCTTACTACCGGGAATAGTATGATTCATTATGCTGATAAGAGTTATGAGCAGGAGGGGACCATTCTTTTCTTTGGCAATCCCCATATACCTTATTCCTGGGAAACAATATCGACTACTTATGCCGGATATACCTGTTTGTTCTCAGAGGATTTTTTGCAAGTTTCAGAACGTTCGGAAAGTATATTTAATTCTCCATTATTAAAGCTGGATGGAACACCGATCTTAAAGATCACCGAAGTTCAAAGAGAGTTTTTAAATGGGATATTTAAAAAAATGCTTGAAGAACAGGATAGTGATTATGAATTTAAAGATGATGTGATCCGGAATTATATCCATCTTATTATCCATGAAGCGATGAAAATGGAACCATCGGAGCAATATGAGGAAAAAAAAGATGCTTCCTCTCGTTTAACGGCTGTATTTCTTGAACTGCTTGAAAGGCAGTTTCCCATCGAAACTCCTGATACTCCACTTAATCTTAAATCTGCCCAGGATTATGCCAATGAGTTGGCTGTTCATGCAAATTATTTAAACAGGGCAGTTAAAAAGACAACCGGAAAAACAACTTCACAACATATAGCTGAACGGATCAGCAGTGAGGCAAAAGCGCTTTTACAGCATACCGACTGGAATATAAGCGAAATAGCATATTCTTTGGGATTTGAATACCCTACTTATTTCAATAATTTTTTCAAAAAGATTACTGGAAGTACCCCTAAAGAACTTCGAACAACTAATGTTTGA
- a CDS encoding effector-associated constant component EACC1, whose translation MGDVIVNLRLSSNDDQFAKVQTTLLKKHLVHNQNIEKVDQEFEELKEYESGGSWLEILNVSVINSGVIIALIRMIHAWLANKKEAIKNSNKELSIIITVPNGKKIEIHSNNMEDLNKLTEEIQRILNDSKDGKVETK comes from the coding sequence ATGGGTGATGTTATTGTTAATTTAAGACTTAGTTCAAATGATGATCAATTTGCTAAAGTCCAAACTACATTATTAAAAAAACATCTTGTTCATAATCAAAATATAGAAAAGGTTGATCAAGAATTTGAGGAATTGAAGGAATATGAAAGTGGTGGAAGTTGGTTAGAAATTTTAAATGTATCAGTTATTAATTCAGGTGTAATTATTGCCTTAATAAGAATGATTCACGCTTGGCTTGCAAATAAGAAAGAAGCAATTAAAAATTCCAATAAAGAATTGTCAATTATTATAACTGTACCTAACGGTAAAAAGATTGAGATTCATTCTAACAATATGGAGGATTTAAATAAATTAACTGAAGAAATTCAGCGAATTTTAAATGACAGTAAGGATGGGAAAGTTGAAACAAAATGA
- a CDS encoding tetratricopeptide repeat protein produces MRDKKLYLALELLKKYQIINSNGDGFELTHDILAEKIVSRISEEEHKIILAENKIRRRFKEYLKSKESRRFLIESGDLSLIPENLGILDLTDEEIKFTIKSRKRHIRKKRTLYTFVVMTIVLLVGLIADKFYTIEIKELNESLRIKNEILEATNKDLKTTKVKLNSTNYKLNETIETLSKEKQKNDNLLKEANILNNRLRLKQKAVEDFIKGEYFSSSYYSNSLFNLFYMDLLPNEPYNSKKEKQENLKTTGKTNGNRLIKNDNVMIFLLDTTANFTKAMELYKSSINTSPNFGLSYAGLFDLLFNKQDFAQILRYYDKALKNDEKNLYLYKEIIDKIGGTSDEEQEFTYELLNLIDSNLRDFSKIDESSVTTLYVDFMLLLNENWSEFSIHRIRSKLDNFLDYYDESSGKYISIIAYLNLLYLSEFKDRYYKDIFDNVVNRISNPRELSQLYIIAGDIVYDSSLYYYKKALLVDSNSYLPFYKIGLFFYNNESYREAIKYLKKAIDKGVYEPYYYLSECYREIDNHKEVIMVLNSAYNSKLISKSELLFELNFNYLYYINLQNLSAALLYLNKYLEIYPTDLNYHMFRGLIYESLGNTELALKDYKYYLKNINCNSTININEDSLNIRYSDNIFTKIEECILKSDLSEYDQGNRLNEIAWYLALFDLNLDAALDFSITSLNIDSTNSDFWDTSAEIYFKRKNFLKAQYSNNMARKNLTDEYDYLKDNIDERSKILDETFLLIENYNLEK; encoded by the coding sequence ATGAGGGATAAGAAATTATATTTAGCTCTGGAATTATTAAAAAAATATCAAATCATTAATTCTAATGGAGATGGTTTTGAGCTTACCCATGATATATTAGCTGAGAAAATTGTTTCTAGAATATCTGAGGAAGAACATAAAATTATTTTAGCTGAAAATAAAATAAGAAGAAGATTTAAGGAGTATCTAAAATCAAAAGAGTCTAGAAGGTTTTTAATTGAGTCAGGGGATCTAAGTCTGATACCAGAAAATTTGGGAATTTTAGATTTAACTGATGAAGAAATAAAATTTACGATTAAATCAAGAAAAAGGCATATTAGGAAAAAAAGAACTTTATATACTTTTGTAGTGATGACAATTGTCTTACTAGTGGGATTAATAGCTGATAAGTTTTATACAATTGAAATCAAAGAATTAAATGAAAGTTTACGTATAAAAAACGAAATACTTGAAGCTACTAATAAGGATTTAAAAACTACAAAAGTTAAATTAAATTCCACTAATTACAAATTGAATGAAACTATAGAAACTTTGTCTAAAGAGAAACAAAAAAATGATAATTTACTCAAAGAAGCAAATATTCTTAATAATAGACTTCGCCTAAAGCAAAAAGCAGTTGAAGATTTTATTAAAGGAGAATATTTTTCTTCATCATATTATTCTAATAGTTTATTCAATTTATTCTATATGGATTTATTGCCAAATGAACCTTATAACAGTAAAAAAGAAAAGCAAGAAAATTTAAAAACAACTGGTAAAACTAATGGAAATAGATTGATAAAAAATGATAATGTTATGATTTTTTTGTTAGATACTACTGCGAATTTTACTAAAGCTATGGAATTATATAAATCATCTATTAACACTTCTCCAAATTTTGGTTTATCCTATGCAGGTCTTTTTGACTTATTATTCAATAAACAAGATTTCGCTCAAATACTTCGATACTATGATAAGGCTTTAAAGAATGATGAAAAAAATCTATATCTATACAAAGAAATTATTGACAAGATAGGTGGTACTAGTGATGAAGAACAGGAATTTACTTATGAATTACTTAATCTTATTGATAGTAATCTTAGAGATTTCAGTAAAATAGATGAATCTTCAGTAACTACTTTATATGTTGATTTTATGTTATTATTAAATGAAAATTGGTCAGAATTTTCTATTCATAGAATTAGATCAAAACTTGATAATTTTCTTGATTATTATGATGAAAGCTCGGGGAAATATATTTCAATAATTGCATACTTAAATTTATTATATTTATCTGAATTTAAAGATAGATATTATAAAGATATTTTTGATAATGTAGTAAATAGAATTAGTAATCCTCGTGAACTTAGTCAACTATATATAATCGCAGGTGATATTGTTTATGATTCTTCATTATATTATTACAAAAAAGCTTTATTAGTTGATTCTAATTCTTATCTACCTTTTTACAAAATCGGTTTATTTTTTTATAATAATGAAAGTTACAGGGAAGCTATTAAATATTTAAAAAAGGCAATCGATAAAGGAGTCTATGAACCATATTATTATTTATCCGAATGTTATAGAGAAATAGACAATCATAAAGAAGTTATTATGGTTTTAAATAGTGCGTACAATTCAAAATTAATTTCTAAATCGGAATTGCTTTTTGAGTTAAATTTCAATTATCTCTATTACATAAATCTTCAAAATTTATCTGCTGCTTTGTTGTATTTAAATAAATATTTAGAAATTTACCCAACGGATTTAAATTACCATATGTTTAGGGGATTAATTTATGAAAGTCTTGGAAATACAGAACTAGCTTTAAAAGATTATAAATATTATTTAAAAAATATTAATTGTAATAGCACTATAAATATTAACGAAGATTCTTTAAACATCCGCTATTCTGATAATATTTTTACTAAAATAGAAGAATGTATTTTAAAATCAGATCTATCTGAATATGATCAAGGAAATAGGCTTAATGAAATAGCCTGGTATTTAGCGCTTTTTGACCTAAATCTAGATGCAGCATTAGACTTTTCAATTACATCTTTAAATATTGATTCAACTAATTCGGATTTTTGGGATACTTCAGCTGAGATATATTTTAAAAGAAAAAATTTCCTGAAGGCACAATATTCTAATAACATGGCAAGGAAAAACTTAACGGATGAGTATGATTATTTGAAGGATAATATTGATGAACGTTCAAAAATTTTAGATGAGACATTTTTATTAATTGAGAATTATAATTTAGAGAAATAA
- a CDS encoding caspase family protein: MGKLKQNETYCFLVGVEKYNESCFPNLPAAASNVFDLRKILIKHGFSPDKIDIEINPYNKDDLRIKLTKILESKNTKNLLFYFSGHGACDSYENFALVLSNTLYTDDEFKHTGLLVPFLNDLFGRRLKDLNLIFILDCCFSDRVVEDLTMHNQYVIVSSASDSKSIYPVGEENSIFTREFLNVLENGIPGGEKYLTLDDIYDFIDQKLNSQQPRRQRRGEIGNKEFIRNIAFNANKKSKQTIADEDNLNFIFEELIKVNPNYTGFRSFSERKIKILESFPFFISYHLKNLLPKSDIIKGHYLKHFYLIIKELLCFSFLSQYLQVKNIKSTGLINQILDSQNRDYVKIIDIITNYLNRVPNELVFNESNRWSDSLRKLFIKMDSLLEENDLEEQKFYDLLINLIGYLSFLTEYSYISVRLIDVIYRKYESQPYYYHEGSLLHGERLEPYRESIKNIRLIWEKPRNSNSILLFKNKEFGTDKYINLWPFFVDCQAFAVRDGAISNPDPRIFVKKENGSYWYKSLNFATDSNLKAFKELDSFSSFNNREKLFEMFEKNLL; the protein is encoded by the coding sequence ATGGGAAAGTTGAAACAAAATGAGACCTATTGTTTTTTGGTGGGTGTTGAAAAATATAATGAATCCTGCTTCCCTAATTTACCTGCAGCAGCAAGTAATGTGTTTGATTTAAGAAAAATATTGATTAAACATGGGTTCAGCCCGGATAAGATTGATATAGAAATTAACCCTTATAATAAGGATGATCTAAGAATTAAATTAACTAAAATATTAGAATCAAAGAACACAAAAAATTTGCTGTTTTATTTTTCAGGTCATGGTGCTTGTGATTCTTATGAAAATTTTGCTCTTGTACTATCAAATACTCTATACACAGATGATGAGTTTAAGCATACAGGTTTGCTAGTGCCCTTTCTGAATGACTTATTTGGTAGGCGATTAAAAGATTTAAATCTTATTTTTATTCTTGATTGTTGTTTTAGTGATAGGGTGGTCGAAGATTTAACTATGCATAATCAATATGTTATAGTTTCCTCAGCATCTGATTCCAAATCGATATATCCTGTTGGTGAAGAGAATTCTATTTTTACGAGAGAGTTTTTAAATGTTTTGGAAAATGGAATTCCTGGTGGTGAAAAATATTTGACATTAGATGATATTTATGATTTTATAGACCAAAAATTAAATTCACAGCAGCCAAGAAGGCAGCGAAGAGGAGAAATAGGTAATAAGGAATTTATTAGAAATATAGCCTTCAACGCTAATAAAAAGAGCAAACAAACAATAGCTGATGAAGATAATTTAAATTTTATTTTTGAGGAATTAATTAAAGTGAATCCAAACTATACAGGCTTTAGGTCTTTTTCCGAGAGAAAAATTAAAATTTTAGAATCGTTTCCCTTCTTTATAAGCTATCATTTAAAAAATCTTTTACCAAAATCTGATATTATAAAAGGTCATTATTTAAAACATTTTTATTTAATAATTAAAGAATTATTATGCTTTTCTTTTCTCTCTCAATATTTACAGGTGAAGAATATAAAGAGTACTGGTCTTATTAATCAAATTCTTGATTCACAGAATAGAGACTATGTGAAAATAATAGATATAATAACAAATTATTTAAATAGGGTTCCTAATGAATTGGTTTTTAATGAATCAAATAGATGGTCAGATAGTTTGAGGAAATTATTTATTAAAATGGATTCTTTATTGGAAGAAAATGATTTGGAGGAACAAAAATTTTATGATCTATTAATTAATTTAATTGGATACTTATCATTTTTAACTGAATATTCATATATCTCTGTAAGGCTAATAGATGTGATTTATCGAAAATATGAATCTCAACCTTATTATTATCATGAAGGTAGTCTGCTGCATGGTGAAAGACTCGAGCCCTACAGGGAGTCTATAAAAAACATTCGGTTGATATGGGAAAAACCTAGAAATAGTAATTCTATATTATTATTTAAAAACAAGGAATTCGGAACTGATAAGTATATAAATTTATGGCCCTTTTTTGTTGATTGCCAAGCTTTTGCTGTTAGAGATGGAGCCATTAGTAATCCTGACCCACGGATTTTTGTAAAAAAAGAAAATGGCTCATATTGGTATAAATCTTTAAATTTTGCCACCGATTCAAATCTTAAGGCATTTAAAGAGCTTGATTCCTTTTCTTCATTTAATAACCGCGAAAAATTATTTGAGATGTTTGAAAAAAATTTATTATGA
- a CDS encoding serine hydrolase domain-containing protein, which produces MTKIRINPFLIAAFCISLIFTNHQVYSQHTESQPDLINWNQSLSDDIDKKVIEYMELSHTPGLALAIIKNGKVVKRSFYGYGNVSKKVPITEESEFWLSSVSKHLTSVLILALEEEGVISNEDLVIKYIPDLPEKWNDIKIKHLMSHTSGIKDIHQPNNPETFLNQLFSYVPEAPTLAEFEAIMNKINIEYPAGENYFYSDIGMLVLSAVASEAADRPFDLLMEEYIFQPAKMSAYIYDPSESRPEQVTGYTYANWELGKDQNRESVLKLNQKAFGGGGSLFVTLDDMINWNHALNENLIIDKSSKELLWKKIELANGRKIDMGLGMIIIEYPGGYAVGHEGISGTHYWKFPEYNIDLVVLTNHGMSFSPNGLTNLIAESLGILDELDPQILLNKMQVNEVIENKEISIIGRYKIKEPFPTELYLDFFEKENKYYVMLQGLVCELIKIKNGRFLGYSDAYFFPKIPFLPQFEIEDDNVKWILGTHKLPLTQINN; this is translated from the coding sequence ATGACCAAAATCAGGATAAACCCGTTCTTAATTGCTGCATTTTGCATTTCCTTAATTTTCACAAATCATCAAGTATATTCTCAGCATACTGAGTCTCAACCTGATTTAATAAACTGGAATCAATCGCTTTCTGATGATATTGATAAAAAAGTTATTGAATACATGGAATTGAGTCATACTCCTGGTCTTGCTCTGGCTATTATCAAAAATGGAAAAGTGGTTAAAAGATCTTTTTATGGATATGGCAATGTGTCTAAAAAGGTTCCAATAACAGAAGAATCTGAATTCTGGCTCTCCTCCGTCAGTAAACACTTAACGTCTGTCCTTATTTTAGCACTTGAAGAAGAAGGTGTGATCTCTAATGAAGACCTGGTTATAAAATATATTCCTGATCTTCCGGAAAAATGGAATGATATTAAGATCAAACACCTAATGAGTCACACTAGCGGAATAAAAGATATCCACCAACCAAACAATCCAGAAACATTCTTAAACCAGTTATTCTCATATGTACCTGAAGCTCCCACTTTAGCTGAATTTGAAGCGATCATGAATAAAATTAATATTGAATATCCTGCAGGAGAAAATTATTTCTACAGTGACATTGGTATGCTCGTCTTATCAGCTGTGGCTTCAGAAGCTGCAGATAGACCATTTGATCTATTAATGGAGGAATATATTTTTCAACCAGCTAAAATGTCTGCTTATATATATGATCCATCTGAATCAAGACCTGAGCAGGTTACCGGATATACCTATGCTAATTGGGAATTAGGTAAAGATCAAAACCGTGAATCTGTCCTTAAATTGAATCAAAAAGCTTTTGGCGGTGGCGGAAGCTTATTTGTAACACTCGATGATATGATCAACTGGAATCACGCACTTAATGAAAACCTGATTATTGATAAATCATCTAAAGAACTATTATGGAAAAAAATTGAACTTGCTAACGGAAGAAAGATCGATATGGGACTTGGAATGATAATCATTGAGTATCCGGGAGGTTATGCTGTTGGACATGAAGGTATTTCCGGTACACATTATTGGAAATTCCCTGAATATAATATTGATTTAGTAGTGCTTACAAATCATGGTATGAGTTTTTCACCAAATGGCTTAACCAACCTTATCGCAGAATCACTTGGTATTTTAGATGAACTTGATCCGCAAATTTTATTAAATAAAATGCAGGTTAATGAGGTTATCGAAAACAAAGAGATATCCATAATCGGAAGATATAAAATCAAAGAACCCTTCCCTACGGAGTTATATCTGGATTTTTTTGAAAAAGAAAATAAATATTATGTCATGTTACAAGGATTAGTTTGCGAATTGATAAAAATTAAAAATGGCAGATTTTTAGGTTATTCAGATGCATATTTTTTTCCAAAAATACCATTTCTACCTCAATTCGAAATTGAAGATGATAATGTGAAATGGATACTCGGTACTCACAAACTACCTTTAACACAAATAAATAATTAA
- a CDS encoding glutamine amidotransferase, whose protein sequence is MKPFLILQLRVIDEAADQEFEAILKYGGLERNEVVRIRMEKESFNDLNACDFAGIIVGGGPSNVSDEADKKPDFQKRFENELEKLYATIIENDLPFFGTCYGLGSMVKYAGGKVSKEKYSEPVGYTKIYLNDEGRGDPLFTGLPDSFIGFCGHKEACQTIPAGAVLLGSSDSSPVQIIRMKQNIYALQFHCELDGPGMAKRIVYYKNHGYFDPEESKQMITKYQKVKTEIPHKILKRFVERYCNL, encoded by the coding sequence ATGAAACCATTTCTGATTTTACAATTACGTGTTATTGATGAGGCTGCTGATCAGGAGTTTGAAGCTATTTTGAAATATGGGGGATTGGAAAGAAATGAAGTCGTACGGATCAGAATGGAAAAAGAATCTTTCAATGATCTCAATGCATGTGATTTTGCTGGAATCATCGTAGGGGGAGGTCCCAGTAACGTCAGTGATGAAGCCGATAAAAAACCAGATTTTCAAAAGCGATTTGAAAATGAATTAGAAAAGCTTTACGCTACAATTATCGAAAATGATTTGCCATTTTTCGGGACTTGCTATGGATTAGGATCAATGGTTAAATATGCTGGAGGGAAAGTTTCAAAAGAAAAATATTCAGAGCCAGTAGGTTATACAAAAATCTATTTAAATGATGAAGGGAGGGGAGATCCACTTTTTACCGGACTGCCTGATTCATTTATTGGCTTTTGTGGTCACAAAGAAGCGTGTCAGACTATTCCAGCGGGAGCCGTTTTATTAGGAAGTTCTGACAGTTCTCCGGTGCAAATAATTCGGATGAAGCAAAATATCTATGCTTTACAGTTTCACTGTGAACTCGATGGTCCTGGTATGGCTAAAAGGATTGTTTATTATAAAAATCACGGGTATTTTGATCCTGAAGAATCTAAACAAATGATCACGAAATATCAGAAAGTAAAAACTGAAATACCTCACAAGATCCTGAAAAGATTTGTTGAAAGATACTGTAACTTATAA
- a CDS encoding PLDc N-terminal domain-containing protein, translating to MEFSIVVILLFIAGAVLVYLIPILIIAKSDKTSGTEKTLWILAVLFISWIAFLFYLFLAPVEKKI from the coding sequence ATGGAATTTTCAATTGTAGTGATATTACTGTTTATAGCCGGTGCCGTACTAGTATATTTAATACCTATTTTAATTATTGCCAAATCGGATAAAACATCAGGAACAGAAAAAACACTATGGATTCTGGCTGTATTGTTTATATCATGGATTGCTTTCTTATTTTACCTTTTCCTTGCCCCAGTTGAAAAGAAAATCTAA
- a CDS encoding DapH/DapD/GlmU-related protein, which produces MEYLKNYKGDNYKIFERLRAGTPIPMNDPDYGHIRKQVIKTKSLLNRLNIAESVTDSRSILSEIIGEEVDETITIFTPFYTNFGKHISLGKNVFINHACSFLDLGCITIEDGVMIGPRVNIISEDHPVEPENRNTLVPKAVIIKKNAWIGAAATILPGVIVGENSVIAAGSVVKKDVPTNTVVGGIPAKILKKLTNKK; this is translated from the coding sequence GTGGAATACTTAAAAAATTATAAAGGAGATAATTATAAAATCTTTGAAAGATTACGGGCCGGTACGCCTATACCCATGAATGATCCTGATTATGGACATATAAGAAAGCAGGTTATAAAAACAAAAAGTCTTTTGAACAGACTTAATATAGCCGAAAGCGTTACAGATTCAAGATCTATATTGAGTGAAATTATTGGAGAAGAGGTAGATGAAACTATAACCATATTTACTCCATTTTATACCAATTTTGGCAAACATATTTCACTGGGTAAAAATGTTTTTATCAATCATGCCTGTAGTTTCCTTGATCTGGGTTGTATAACTATAGAAGATGGAGTGATGATTGGCCCGAGAGTAAATATTATTTCGGAGGATCATCCGGTAGAACCTGAAAACCGAAATACTTTGGTTCCAAAGGCTGTGATAATCAAAAAGAATGCCTGGATTGGAGCTGCTGCAACAATTCTTCCTGGAGTTATAGTAGGTGAGAATTCAGTTATCGCTGCCGGATCAGTAGTTAAGAAAGATGTTCCAACTAATACAGTTGTCGGTGGTATTCCTGCTAAGATTCTTAAAAAATTAACCAATAAAAAATAG
- a CDS encoding MlaD family protein, which produces MKKYLISLNIIFILLLLISCFKSDRIIYLKTEKVNGLTTESRVLVKDFQIGKVDDIGINNQGEIIIKLDLDEVPKLAADSKFKVENTYLFGTKVIAVTLGKGNEYINSGDTINLIKKEKENSYQLDSLLDKSKDYIKNLFEE; this is translated from the coding sequence ATGAAAAAATACCTTATTTCTCTTAATATAATATTTATTCTTCTTTTACTGATATCCTGCTTCAAAAGTGATAGAATAATTTATCTAAAAACCGAAAAGGTAAACGGTCTCACAACCGAATCCAGGGTGCTTGTAAAAGATTTTCAGATTGGAAAGGTTGATGATATTGGTATTAACAACCAGGGAGAGATAATTATAAAGTTAGATCTGGATGAAGTACCTAAATTGGCTGCTGACTCAAAGTTCAAAGTTGAAAATACATACCTATTTGGTACTAAAGTTATTGCTGTTACTCTTGGTAAGGGAAATGAATATATAAATTCCGGAGATACGATCAATTTGATCAAAAAAGAGAAAGAAAATTCCTACCAATTAGATTCTTTACTGGATAAGAGCAAAGATTATATTAAAAATCTGTTTGAGGAGTGA
- a CDS encoding NADPH-dependent FMN reductase, whose protein sequence is MIKIVAFAGSNSSTSINMQLVNYVLSQLDDDLFETTRLNLNNFEMPIYSIDREKESGIPEKAHKFRGQFEGAGAIICSMAEHNRSYTVGFKNILDWSSRVDLNIFGGNKMLLMSASPGGYGGGNVMKAASGFFPKCGAEVVDTFSLPKFYDNFKDGEIVDQELNYELKSKVEAFKNTLK, encoded by the coding sequence ATGATAAAAATTGTAGCCTTTGCCGGAAGTAATAGTTCAACTTCAATCAACATGCAGCTTGTGAATTATGTTTTAAGCCAATTGGATGATGATCTGTTTGAGACTACACGATTGAATTTGAATAATTTCGAAATGCCAATATATTCCATAGACAGGGAAAAGGAGAGTGGCATACCCGAAAAAGCGCATAAATTCAGAGGTCAATTCGAGGGTGCAGGTGCAATTATCTGTTCGATGGCTGAGCATAACCGGAGTTATACAGTGGGATTCAAAAATATCCTTGACTGGTCATCACGAGTGGACCTGAATATTTTTGGAGGAAATAAAATGCTTTTAATGAGTGCTTCCCCGGGTGGATATGGCGGAGGTAATGTAATGAAAGCAGCCAGTGGATTCTTTCCCAAATGTGGTGCGGAGGTAGTCGATACTTTTTCCTTACCTAAATTCTATGATAATTTTAAGGATGGTGAAATTGTTGATCAAGAATTAAATTATGAATTAAAAAGTAAAGTCGAAGCATTTAAAAATACCTTAAAATAG
- a CDS encoding nSTAND1 domain-containing NTPase yields the protein MKWPLKYLEPYQKHDQSIFFGRNEEIEKLFKLISVHRIAILYGKSGTGKTSLVKCGLAGKYSELDFLDIYIRRENDINISLKKNIREKGSDLIRRGTSIVESLDILYHSTYQTLFLIFDQFEEIFISGTDNEISQFKNDLQKIITQCSYVKIILILREEYLGRLNFFEDDIPDIGNGGLRMRLEKMGKQKIENVIREIISETIFKSQISRENIDTIFDELSDNHGEVDLPYLQIYLKKLFDEVERKNLETIDINKIVTSTNLEDILDQFLEEQLLKAGREFGDEHYLWELLKRNFITEEGTKCVYYPNNTSKL from the coding sequence ATGAAATGGCCATTAAAATATTTAGAACCATACCAAAAACATGATCAATCAATATTCTTTGGTAGAAATGAAGAAATTGAAAAATTATTTAAGTTAATTTCTGTACATAGAATAGCGATATTATATGGTAAGTCTGGTACTGGCAAGACAAGTTTGGTGAAATGTGGTCTTGCAGGAAAGTATAGTGAATTAGATTTTTTGGATATTTATATTAGAAGGGAGAATGATATAAATATTTCATTGAAGAAAAATATAAGGGAAAAGGGTTCAGATTTAATTCGTAGAGGAACTTCAATTGTTGAATCGTTAGATATACTTTATCATTCCACCTACCAAACCCTATTTTTGATATTTGATCAATTTGAAGAAATATTTATTTCAGGGACAGATAATGAAATATCTCAATTTAAAAATGATCTTCAAAAAATTATCACTCAATGTTCATATGTCAAGATCATACTTATTCTAAGAGAAGAATATTTAGGTAGGTTAAATTTTTTTGAAGATGATATTCCTGATATTGGTAATGGTGGCCTAAGGATGCGTTTGGAGAAAATGGGTAAACAAAAAATAGAAAATGTAATACGTGAAATTATTTCTGAAACAATATTTAAAAGTCAAATATCTAGAGAAAATATAGATACTATTTTTGATGAACTTTCGGATAATCATGGTGAAGTAGATCTTCCATATTTGCAGATATATTTGAAAAAATTATTCGATGAAGTTGAAAGAAAAAATCTTGAAACAATTGACATTAATAAAATAGTTACCAGTACAAATCTTGAGGATATATTAGATCAATTTCTTGAAGAACAATTATTAAAAGCTGGTAGAGAGTTTGGTGACGAACATTATTTATGGGAATTGTTAAAACGGAATTTTATAACGGAAGAAGGAACCAAATGTGTTTACTACCCAAATAACACTAGTAAATTATGA